TGTCGGATGACACATAGATGCTTTGCGACAAGGATCGGGTCTACACCACCAATGACTGGTTCCTGTTTCATCTGCGGTTGAGGAGATGATACTGGGGATGGTTCTGGTGTAGGGTAGCAGGCGGGAATTGATAATTCAGGAACTACTTGTTCCAGTGGTGCATTCTTTTGCATCAGCCTCTTCGACTCTACAAATGGTGACAAGGGGTCGGACACAATCGACTTCTGTTTGGTGTTGATCGGGTTGCTGTTGCTGTTGAGGCAGTACATCATTTGCACAGGCCCAGTAGTAACCGCATGCTGAGGGGCTAAGCTAGCTCCGAGGGCATTGCGATACGAGTTGCTTTCAAACGATGATGGCAGAGGTGTTCCACCAGAAACAATGAAGCCGTTTCCGGAAGATCTGTCTTGAACCATTCTCGCGACTTTGACAGGCTTACATGTGGAGCTGAAGTTCTCTTGTAACTTTCTTTTCAATGCTTTCAGTGTATTtgtatgtccttgaccttggcgTCCTATAGCCTGACCGGGGACATTGTTTCTCATGCACAAGTTTGTCTGTGAGGAAAACATCGGGGGTGGGCTAAACCCTTGTGACGTGGGAGTCGGTGTATCGAAAACTGTTTGTCCTGCGAAAAATGTCGACGGAGCAAAGTTGTTTGTAGAACTTTGCTGTTGCTGAGAAATCATCCCGGCCTCCAAGGCTTGTGAGACTGGTGCGCAAAATGCAGATCCAAAGAAGAAGTCAGAAGCACGAGTTGCGTAGAGAGCGAAAAGTTGACCCTGGATCTTGAATTGGTAGGCTTCCTGTTCACTGTAAGACAAAATGTTTTGctattaagtacatgtacagtaattgAAGAGATAAAACAATAACGAAGAATATTGAAGAACTACTAACAAAAGTTACAAAGATTCTCAGTCTACCATGAATCCTTACCTGATAACTTGATTGATGCAGAAAATCACGGGCTCGTCACTGTTGGAAAGCAAAGCTTGACGCACGTGCATCACGATGTTGACCCAGATGACCTGATTGTCTTCAGTGAGCATGCGTACCGTCATCATAGAACCCATCTCATGTCTTGATTTCACCACTAGATAATAGAAAGGTAGCATTATTACCGTGAATAAGATCCCtgacaaattaaacaaaatatttcggAAGACTCGTGATAATGGAACGTATATGTGGCGTCgattatatacatgtctatGCCGCGGGTGCCACTTTATGCCTGTTTGTGAAAAACTGTGTATAAGCTACTGGCTATGTAGCATCTAAATACTTGTTTATGTAAGTAAAAAACTTACATTGGATGTGTTTCTCTCTGGCCTCGTGAATATCCTCTGGATGCAGACAGGAGTACCAGGATTTCCCCTTAATTGCATCAGTCGTGAGACCAAGGTGATGTTCGCCACTACAAATAAAAGGTAATTAGTTAAAGTGTGTAACAAGAAATATTCAATCAATAACTGTTGGCCAGCTGGGTAACCAGGCAGTCAGTCAAACTATGTCAATACTTAAGTGGGTCATTGTCAGATCATTTCCCAGACCCTTGTTTGGCAAATTCTCATTACAACTATGAATATTATCTGAAACTAcagttttatatttcaatattacatGATCCTACAATTCCGATAAAAACGTAAGATACTTACTTTTGAGAAATTTCCAGGAAATTCATGTCGAGATGATGGATGCTTTTGAATACCATGGTGTTGTTCTGAATAAGCGTTTCTTTTACGTCCGGGGTGATCAGAGGCGAGCACACGGAAATGAAGACCTGTTGTTCGCTACCAGAGTCCTGCCCTGGTACCGACACAAAGTGCCCACGCACGTGCATCACCTAAAACAGACAAGATAGAGAAAAGGTAAGAAAGCAATTTAAACCTGTggattatatatcatatttcgTTTCCCTCTTTTACACCAAAAACATATCAAAAGGACAATTCTTTTAATGTTTAACAAAACctaaatttaaaaagaaataatttgtttCAAAATAGTAATTTCAAGAAGTACTTTACCGAATAAATTATGGAAATGTACATTTTGTCATCAGTCGTGCATTAAGACACATATCAAATTGTCAGTAAAACAATTTAAAgggaaatgtttttattttggccaAACACATTTAACTTTTATGTGTTTGTGATAGAGAAACACATTACTTATCAAATCAGCCCGCATACATTCCCTGGGCACTTTCCCAGCGCGGGAGAGACAGTATAGAATAACTGTGGGCGAGGATGTGGCTGGTGTTTAGGCTATAAAGTGAGTTTGATGTCGACCTCACCAGTGTAGATAGCTAGCAGGGCAGTCGCTGATAAGCTTGTAAAGTATTTCATAACTTTGCCTCGGATGTCTACCGTGAGAATTGTAATTCTTATACAGCCCAGTGTTGGCTGGCATGCgtgtttttttcatatcttaaaTTCTGATATTCCGTTGCACTTTAAATttctaaatataaatgaatttcTAATATTATATGGTCGAGAACCTTTCCGTTAACATAATGTTTTTAATAAAGAAAGGAGCTTGATATTGCgaaatatatgtaacataaaaCTGCTACACAGATGTCACGTGTATTTATAAATTAGAGTCAACACGCTAAGTAGGTTCTAATATGGTAGTGtactttatacaaaatatatatgtttaaccAGGCTATTGCGCCTTTATTTCCGCCAGTTATATACGTCATACACAGTATGTAGACACTCGGTGATGATTCAGCCCTACAGATGCCTATCATCCAACACAACAATGACTCCATTATGGGAAATCACCCAAGCATGAAGTCACTGCCTCAGGCTCACTCAGTGTAGGTCTGATATACGGTATGTAAGTCCTATCGCGACCGGATTGCGGAATAGCAGTATGCGATACCTTTGTGGCTTTTTCTCCGAGTTGGTCTTTAGATAATCATATATGAATAAAAGCCCGAACTAAGGTCTAGTTATCTAAATAAATACACCCTTTGCATAACCTGCTACTGATCGCCATAGcacattatatacaaataacattGATCAATTGTTTCAATACTAAATTACATTGTTTTATGAAAAGCTATAAATCAATCAAATTTATGAAGAGTACTCAATgactgttatttaaaaaaaaaaaaaaaaaaaagcagacAAGACCCGGTAGGTTAATCATTTGCTATTTGCTAAGAAAATAATTCCCGTCTAAAATTCTATTTAGTTTTCAATAAATTGGAAGGCTTCGCATGCATTATTTGACAGAAGTTATAGCTTCCGAAAGACATTTCAGAAAAATGAGCCTTTCATTTGTAAACCTTAACCAGGTAAAGTGTTATTGTCGGTAATTTGACCTGAATGTATCCTCATTAAGCGTTTCAATAGCTCTTGACAAAGTACTCCAGCGCCGAACAAGAATTAATATGTCAGTTGATATGAGTAATGGATTTCGTCAGGAAGAGGCTATCCATCAATGTCTGCGCTATGTCAATGTACACCAGTCGACCACCGAATAGAATCACAGCTAATTGGCACTCTGCCAAGCTCAGGTAAAATGGCAATCGCTAATGTTCTCAATAAGTGATCCAGAGGAAATAGCGTCTACGAAAGATCCAATAGTTTCATCAAttattgtctattgtatattgtattcgCTCGTATCATTTCACAGCCAGATATTGATTCTGGTTTTGGTGTAAATATCTATTATCTATTGATTAAACTTACACAGGTGATATTTCCGATTAAATTGATGAGCAATTCGTAATGTTTCCTATGATTTCGGTTTATTTTCACATGCTACTCCTATTATcgtaaaaataatatattatatcaataaaacttTTTAGTTTTGATTAATTTATTATGGCTCAAAATCTTGAAATCCATTTATATAATCCGATTCAAAAAGATGATATATCGTTTCCTAATGGATCATATTAAAATTTAAGTTCTTTGATCCAAAAGGCCAGATCAAATTTCATCCCCTCATGAATTTTAATGCGTATTGGGTGTTTGTGTTTGAGATATATCATACTTGTGGAAATAACAATATGTGTTCTAATCTCCTGCCCGGATGTGGTACTTTAGGTAACAGCAATTTCCGCGATACTGACCAAACTAGATCAACTTCTTATCGGTTTTTGTGcgggtttgtttacatttagcCAAGTCCAGTTTCCTGAATCACCTTAACCTGAGAAACATGTTCAAATAAACACTTGTTGAACACTCCCTCACCCTGCATAGAAGGTCACAAGAACACAAAACTAACCCAGAAACAGAGGTAAAGAACTGTGCCTACCTTGACATCACCGAAGCCAGCTTGACGTTTGAGAGTTCTTGACATGTTCATCCGACAGAAGAAGCTGATTGGCTGTTTCTTGTCGGCTTCTCCTCCATGCATCAACTGCGCCTGCACAGTGCCATGGTCCCGTTTGTCCACGATGTCAAATAAACTGTCCCCTTGCGTCTTCATATCAACCTAAAATTATATGAAATGGTGAAATTAGTATCACGCGCCCAC
This DNA window, taken from Pecten maximus chromosome 3, xPecMax1.1, whole genome shotgun sequence, encodes the following:
- the LOC117323032 gene encoding neuronal PAS domain-containing protein 4B-like, which codes for MAPSPVDELALLDLERSNKGASKQRRDQINSEIGIMRDLLPLPESSRQRLSQLQVMSLSCVFIRKCNILQKMIQSQACPNDAPCEFSQSLTGFLLVTTRDGKLVYISENVTEYLGHSMVDMKTQGDSLFDIVDKRDHGTVQAQLMHGGEADKKQPISFFCRMNMSRTLKRQAGFGDVKVMHVRGHFVSVPGQDSGSEQQVFISVCSPLITPDVKETLIQNNTMVFKSIHHLDMNFLEISQNGEHHLGLTTDAIKGKSWYSCLHPEDIHEAREKHIQLVKSRHEMGSMMTVRMLTEDNQVIWVNIVMHVRQALLSNSDEPVIFCINQVISEQEAYQFKIQGQLFALYATRASDFFFGSAFCAPVSQALEAGMISQQQQSSTNNFAPSTFFAGQTVFDTPTPTSQGFSPPPMFSSQTNLCMRNNVPGQAIGRQGQGHTNTLKALKRKLQENFSSTCKPVKVARMVQDRSSGNGFIVSGGTPLPSSFESNSYRNALGASLAPQHAVTTGPVQMMYCLNSNSNPINTKQKSIVSDPLSPFVESKRLMQKNAPLEQVVPELSIPACYPTPEPSPVSSPQPQMKQEPVIGGVDPILVAKHLCVIRQKHDSASQQCTKISNPEPQKKLLPSLDVSFVDSFFDEIGTVNGQPMSIKGLLQRVKQEPVDNTDYNCLQTQEKQQIPEFEQFDIDELFEASGVQLNNTCNNFMGMKMEMEDQRLPICESQPSPTPSSPRSTTEDKLSCDDIMSSVVLTPESDFDTDPCDDLDPDSWMLETCNIDMSTKGLDLFAEPKLQTDFCLKQAGPCSDETGLYQLKQLISSWTPSGVSELTEESQ